A single region of the Caballeronia insecticola genome encodes:
- a CDS encoding DsbE family thiol:disulfide interchange protein: protein MKRFLIPLAVLALLVALLGAGLRHDPRRLPSALIGKPAPAFDLPRLDGSNRTMSSDAMRGQVWILNVWASWCESCRDEHPMLMNLAARGVAPVYGLNYQDEREPALHWLATVGDPYVMSLVDRDGHTGIDYGVYGVPETFVIDRAGVVRYRQAGPLTPASLDGVILPLIGQLQTEKVRD, encoded by the coding sequence ATGAAACGCTTCCTGATCCCGCTCGCGGTGCTCGCGCTGCTCGTCGCGCTGCTGGGCGCCGGTTTGCGGCACGACCCGCGCCGGCTGCCTTCGGCGCTCATCGGCAAGCCTGCGCCCGCGTTCGATCTGCCGCGTCTCGATGGATCGAACCGCACGATGTCATCCGACGCCATGCGCGGTCAGGTCTGGATCTTGAACGTGTGGGCGTCGTGGTGCGAATCGTGCCGCGACGAGCATCCAATGCTGATGAATCTCGCGGCGCGCGGCGTGGCGCCCGTCTACGGGCTGAACTATCAGGACGAGCGCGAGCCCGCGCTGCACTGGCTCGCCACGGTGGGCGATCCGTACGTGATGTCGCTCGTCGATCGCGACGGGCATACCGGCATCGACTATGGCGTGTATGGCGTGCCGGAGACGTTCGTCATCGATCGTGCGGGCGTGGTGCGCTATCGGCAGGCGGGGCCGCTCACGCCCGCATCGCTCGATGGCGTGATCCTGCCGCTCATCGGCCAACTGCAAACGGAGAAGGTGCGTGATTAG
- a CDS encoding cytochrome c-type biogenesis protein, which translates to MISRFLAILFVLLSQTQAHAQESPGDERARRLAEHFRCVVCQNQSLADSNASLAADLRARIREQVAQGASDEQIQAFMVQRYGDFVLYRPPVKPVTWPLWFGPLAVLAAGALAMARHIRRARKTRQLASAKP; encoded by the coding sequence GTGATTAGCCGCTTCCTCGCGATACTTTTCGTGCTGCTCAGTCAGACGCAGGCGCACGCGCAGGAGTCGCCCGGCGACGAACGCGCGCGCCGGCTCGCCGAGCACTTCCGCTGTGTCGTTTGCCAGAATCAGAGTCTCGCGGATTCGAACGCGAGTCTCGCCGCCGATCTGCGCGCGCGCATTCGCGAGCAAGTCGCGCAAGGTGCCAGCGACGAGCAGATTCAGGCGTTCATGGTGCAGCGCTACGGCGATTTCGTGCTGTATCGTCCGCCGGTCAAACCGGTGACGTGGCCGCTGTGGTTCGGTCCGCTCGCCGTGCTGGCGGCGGGCGCGCTCGCGATGGCGCGGCACATCCGGCGTGCCCGCAAAACGCGGCAACTTGCGAGCGCGAAGCCATGA
- a CDS encoding tetratricopeptide repeat protein, whose translation MTAFWLSAAAMMLAALACIVTPLLRTRAQQHGPAFAPRHAAVAGLLIALVPGAALTLYMRIGDPAALAIQTAAEPSPSENHADSPGSMQAVVSRLAARLQRTPDDAQGWAMLARSYMALDRPGDATQAYRRAVALNPRDAELLADYADAMASANAGDLNGAALGVVESALALDAKQPKALALAASAAIDRRDYDGAIRFWERLKNAPDLTPQIAQQAQRNIDEARTLATQDKRVRAALASASASVEVRVRLSPELEGRVHPGDTVFVYALADDGSRMPLAVRRLQADQLPTTVRLDDSMSMAPNRRLSDFARISVAARVSASGKAQPEPGDLSGSSGLVSSREEGVIDVRIADVVR comes from the coding sequence ATGACAGCGTTCTGGCTGAGCGCCGCCGCCATGATGCTCGCCGCGCTCGCGTGCATCGTGACGCCGCTGTTGCGCACTCGCGCACAGCAACACGGGCCTGCGTTCGCGCCGCGCCATGCTGCCGTGGCGGGCTTACTGATCGCGCTCGTTCCGGGCGCGGCGCTTACGTTGTATATGCGCATCGGCGATCCGGCGGCGCTCGCGATTCAGACCGCGGCGGAGCCGTCACCCTCAGAAAATCACGCAGACTCACCGGGCTCGATGCAAGCCGTCGTCAGCCGTCTCGCCGCGCGACTGCAACGCACGCCCGACGATGCTCAAGGCTGGGCGATGCTCGCGCGCTCCTACATGGCGCTCGACCGTCCCGGCGATGCGACGCAAGCGTATCGGCGTGCCGTCGCACTGAATCCGCGCGACGCCGAACTGCTCGCCGATTACGCCGACGCCATGGCCAGCGCCAACGCTGGCGATCTGAACGGCGCGGCGCTCGGCGTGGTCGAATCGGCGCTCGCGCTCGATGCGAAGCAACCGAAAGCACTGGCGCTGGCGGCATCGGCGGCAATCGACCGGCGCGACTATGACGGCGCGATTCGCTTCTGGGAGCGCCTGAAAAATGCGCCGGATCTCACGCCGCAAATCGCGCAGCAGGCGCAGCGCAATATTGATGAAGCGCGCACGCTCGCCACGCAAGACAAGCGCGTGCGAGCGGCTTTGGCTTCGGCTTCGGCTTCGGTGGAAGTACGGGTGCGGCTGAGTCCGGAGCTTGAAGGGCGCGTTCATCCCGGCGACACGGTTTTCGTCTACGCGCTCGCCGACGACGGATCACGCATGCCGCTCGCCGTGCGACGGCTGCAAGCGGATCAACTTCCCACGACCGTGCGTCTGGACGATTCCATGTCGATGGCGCCGAACCGCCGCCTCTCCGATTTCGCGCGCATCAGCGTGGCTGCGCGTGTGTCCGCGTCGGGCAAAGCGCAGCCCGAACCGGGCGATCTGAGCGGATCGAGCGGACTCGTTTCATCGCGAGAGGAAGGTGTCATCGACGTGAGAATCGCCGATGTCGTGCGTTGA
- a CDS encoding DUF3079 domain-containing protein codes for MSKPFPLNPKHPERNCWGCDHYCGTDGMRCGNGSSRTQHPAELLGDDWFEQGDWGLEIMGGAKSVQPNALKAK; via the coding sequence ATGTCGAAACCTTTTCCCCTTAATCCGAAGCATCCGGAACGCAATTGCTGGGGCTGCGATCACTATTGCGGAACGGATGGCATGCGCTGCGGTAACGGTTCGAGCCGCACGCAGCATCCGGCCGAATTGCTGGGCGATGACTGGTTCGAACAAGGCGACTGGGGGCTCGAAATCATGGGAGGCGCCAAGTCGGTTCAACCCAACGCCCTCAAGGCAAAATAA
- a CDS encoding NAD(P)H-dependent flavin oxidoreductase translates to MNAHQARTEFFPTSLTHSFAPLTIRGRSLLPVVQGGMGVGVSAHRLAGSVAREGAMGTIASIDLRHHHEDLLAMCRADHSRATLERANLTALAREIEAAKALSQGRGMIAVNVMKAVSAHADYVRVACEQGADAIVMGAGLPLDLPDLTQGCDIALIPILSDSRGVTLVLKKWMKKGRLPDAVVIEHPAHAGGHLGVADIADMDHERFGFERVLAELDASFAALGLARADVPVIVAGGINSHDAVRTWLAAGANGVQIGTPFAVTEEGDAHPEFKRVLAEAQPDDIVEFVSVTGLPARAVKTPWLMRYLRNEERIRTKIGARKQTCPSALECLSACGLRDGIEKFGHFCIDTRLAAALRGDVGNGLFFRGRERLPFDHAIRSVRDLLDLLLTGGATRAPAAC, encoded by the coding sequence ATGAACGCTCATCAAGCTCGAACCGAATTTTTCCCGACATCACTGACTCACTCTTTCGCCCCGCTCACGATACGCGGCCGCAGCCTCTTGCCGGTCGTGCAGGGCGGCATGGGCGTGGGCGTGTCGGCGCATCGGCTTGCGGGAAGCGTGGCGCGTGAGGGCGCGATGGGCACGATCGCCAGCATCGACTTGCGTCATCATCACGAAGACTTGCTCGCAATGTGCCGCGCGGATCATTCGCGCGCCACGCTCGAACGCGCCAACCTCACGGCGCTCGCGCGTGAGATCGAAGCTGCGAAAGCGTTGTCGCAAGGCCGCGGCATGATCGCCGTCAACGTGATGAAGGCCGTGAGCGCGCATGCCGACTATGTGCGCGTTGCGTGCGAGCAGGGCGCCGATGCCATCGTCATGGGTGCGGGCTTGCCGCTCGACTTGCCCGATCTCACGCAAGGCTGCGATATCGCGCTGATCCCGATTCTCTCCGACAGCCGTGGCGTCACGCTCGTGCTCAAGAAGTGGATGAAGAAAGGCCGCTTGCCCGATGCCGTCGTGATCGAGCATCCGGCGCATGCGGGCGGCCATCTCGGCGTGGCGGACATCGCCGATATGGACCACGAGCGCTTCGGCTTCGAGCGCGTGCTGGCCGAGCTTGATGCATCGTTCGCCGCGCTGGGCTTGGCGCGCGCCGATGTGCCCGTGATCGTCGCGGGCGGCATCAATAGTCACGATGCCGTGCGCACATGGCTCGCGGCCGGCGCGAATGGCGTGCAGATCGGCACGCCGTTCGCGGTCACCGAAGAGGGCGATGCGCATCCCGAGTTCAAGCGCGTGCTGGCCGAGGCCCAGCCGGACGACATCGTCGAATTCGTCAGCGTGACGGGGCTGCCCGCGCGTGCCGTAAAGACGCCGTGGCTCATGCGCTATCTGCGCAACGAAGAACGCATCCGCACGAAGATCGGCGCGCGCAAGCAGACGTGTCCGTCGGCGCTCGAATGTCTGAGCGCGTGCGGGCTGCGCGACGGCATCGAGAAGTTCGGGCACTTTTGTATCGACACGCGGCTGGCGGCGGCGCTGCGGGGCGACGTCGGCAACGGCCTGTTCTTTCGCGGACGCGAGCGGCTGCCTTTCGATCACGCGATCCGCAGCGTCCGCGATCTGCTCGATTTACTGCTGACCGGCGGCGCGACACGCGCGCCTGCGGCGTGCTGA
- a CDS encoding sensor histidine kinase — MSEKRNLVAQSLNFLKMQVHLLEAATREARINEIGEIVPLLGRAELKHAVDESIQRFGMQTRIMLELDHRHEGRLLLAPDQQPQVMFILQDALSNIRKHAEAQRVSVTIVNGRDFSLLVEDDGQGLRSARSRRVCP, encoded by the coding sequence GTGTCCGAAAAGCGCAATCTCGTTGCGCAGAGCCTGAACTTCCTGAAGATGCAGGTGCATCTTCTCGAAGCCGCGACGCGCGAAGCACGCATAAACGAGATCGGCGAGATCGTGCCCTTGCTCGGTCGCGCCGAACTGAAACACGCTGTTGACGAATCGATCCAGCGCTTCGGCATGCAGACACGTATCATGCTCGAACTTGATCATCGTCATGAGGGCAGGCTGCTTCTGGCACCGGATCAGCAACCGCAAGTGATGTTCATCTTGCAGGACGCTTTATCAAACATCCGCAAACATGCAGAGGCGCAGCGCGTTTCCGTGACGATCGTCAATGGCCGCGATTTCAGCCTCCTTGTCGAAGACGATGGCCAAGGGCTACGATCCGCAAGGTCGCGGCGGGTCTGCCCGTGA
- a CDS encoding ABC transporter ATP-binding protein: protein MLNVQGLNTEYVDGNNVRVRAARDVSFDVPEGKLFTLLGPSGCGKTTTLRSIAGLERPVGGSISVNGMTVFSARDETFVPPNRRKFGMVFQSYAIWPHMTVFRNASFPLEVGEKKYSKREIEEKVMRVLTAVGLDHVADREATRMSGGQQQRLALARALVMEPKLLLLDEPLSNLDAKLRDKMRFELKRMQRELRITTIYVTHDQEEALALSHEIAVMKDGQIVQKAAPRAIYDLPNCKFVADFVGSTNFIDGRVRECEDDAGLVLIESSIGPIAVANAVSCRPGDEVVISARPENVMVHETLDGVSGRNVFTGTVAAKVFLGETLDFQIRVGEQIVLARVHPSHKTPVGETIHFSIDPASCIALASQKA, encoded by the coding sequence GTGCTGAACGTACAAGGTCTGAACACCGAATATGTCGATGGCAACAACGTGCGCGTGCGCGCGGCCCGCGACGTTTCGTTCGATGTACCCGAGGGCAAGCTCTTCACGCTGCTCGGTCCGAGCGGTTGCGGCAAGACCACGACGCTGCGCTCCATCGCAGGGCTCGAACGTCCGGTCGGCGGCTCGATTTCGGTGAACGGCATGACCGTGTTCTCCGCACGCGACGAGACCTTCGTGCCGCCGAATCGGCGCAAGTTCGGCATGGTGTTTCAGTCGTATGCGATCTGGCCGCACATGACGGTCTTTCGCAACGCGAGCTTTCCGCTGGAAGTGGGCGAGAAGAAGTATTCGAAGCGCGAGATCGAAGAGAAGGTCATGCGCGTGCTGACGGCGGTGGGCCTCGATCATGTCGCGGACCGCGAGGCAACGCGCATGTCGGGCGGTCAGCAACAACGTCTCGCGCTGGCGCGTGCGCTCGTGATGGAACCGAAGCTGCTGCTGCTCGACGAACCGCTCTCGAATCTCGATGCAAAGCTGCGCGACAAGATGCGCTTCGAACTGAAGCGCATGCAGCGCGAGTTGCGTATTACGACGATCTACGTGACGCACGATCAGGAAGAAGCGCTGGCGCTGTCGCATGAAATTGCGGTGATGAAAGACGGCCAGATCGTGCAGAAAGCGGCGCCGCGCGCCATCTACGATCTGCCGAACTGCAAGTTTGTCGCGGACTTCGTGGGCTCGACCAATTTCATCGATGGCCGCGTGCGCGAATGTGAGGACGACGCGGGACTCGTGCTGATCGAATCGTCGATTGGCCCGATCGCGGTGGCGAATGCGGTGTCGTGCCGCCCCGGCGACGAAGTGGTGATCTCCGCGCGGCCGGAAAACGTGATGGTCCACGAGACGCTCGACGGTGTGAGCGGGCGCAACGTCTTTACCGGTACCGTCGCGGCAAAAGTGTTTCTCGGGGAAACGCTCGACTTTCAGATCAGGGTCGGCGAGCAGATCGTGCTGGCGCGCGTGCATCCGTCGCACAAGACGCCGGTCGGGGAAACCATCCATTTTTCAATCGATCCGGCAAGCTGCATTGCGTTGGCTTCGCAGAAGGCGTGA